The Lates calcarifer isolate ASB-BC8 unplaced genomic scaffold, TLL_Latcal_v3 _unitig_1931_quiver_614, whole genome shotgun sequence genome includes a region encoding these proteins:
- the LOC108891311 gene encoding odorant receptor 131-2-like: MFFANQSQTNVTVGLQYQGLLERLLLSILSTVPCCVFLFINGTMLFTLRSKPVFCETSRYVLLYNLLFADTVVLAPNQAMYLLAASRITLTYPVCGVLIMLFRLTNDISPLILMVMSLERYVAVCYPLRHPTIITIRNTGVAIIGIWAFSSLNVITQVLLLFVFSFNNLQSLQMKDFCGKESMLLDPVSDLYEKAFTYFLFVSAGVAVICSYIGVMVAARSASTDKASVQKARKTLLLHMVQLGLSLSSTIYIPMVIAISKVLDRIVIVRIQNVLYVCAVLLPRCLSSLIYGIRDQTIRPVLMHHLCCQWRQSPLVSVSPAKAKISLRPHQFTSS; the protein is encoded by the coding sequence atgttttttgcaaATCAGTCTCAGACCAACGTCACAGTTGGACTGCAGTATCAGGGGTTACTGGAAAGATTGTTGTTGTCTATTCTGTCTACAGTtccatgctgtgtgtttctcttcattaaCGGGACCATGTTATTCACCTTGAGGAGTAAACCAGTGTTTTGTGAAACCTCCCGTTACGTTCTTCTGTATAACCTCCTTTTTGCAGACACTGTAGTGCTAGCACCAAATCAAGCAATGTACCTATTGGCTGCTAGTAGAATAACGCTAACATAtcctgtgtgtggtgttctCATTATGTTATTTAGGCTTACTAATGACATCTCTCCTCTCATACTGATGGTGATGTCTCTGGAGAGATATGTAGCTGTGTGCTACCCACTGAGGCACCctaccatcatcaccatcagaaaCACAGGGGTGGCTATCATTGGGATTTGGGCCTTCAGTTCACTAAATGTCATCACTCAAGTGCTGTTACTGTTcgttttttcatttaataactTGCAGAGTCTGCAGATGAAAGACTTCTGTGGCAAAGAAAGCATGTTGCTTGATCCAGTGTCTGATCTTTATGAAAAAGCCTtcacttattttctgtttgtttcagctgGTGTGGCAGTCATTTGCTCCTATATTGGTGTGATGGTAGCAGCCAGGTCAGCCTCTACAGACAAAGCTTCAGTCCAAAAGGCTcgtaaaacactgctgctgcatatGGTGCAGCTGGGCCTCAGTCTCTCCTCAACTATATACATCCCAATGGTCATAGCTATCTCAAAGGTTCTCGACAGGATAGTAATTGTGCGCATCCAAAATGTcctttatgtgtgtgctgtCCTTCTCCCAAGATGTCTGAGTTCTCTAATCTATGGCATCAGAGACCAAACCATTAGACCCGTCCTCATGCATCATCTCTGCTGTCAGTGGAGACAGTCTCCTTTAGTCTCAGTCAGCCCAGCCAAGGCTAAAATCAGCTTACGACCACATCAATTTACAAGTTCATag
- the LOC108891301 gene encoding odorant receptor 131-2-like: MFFANQSQTNVTVGLQYQGLLGLVLFSILTTVPCCVFLFINVIMLFTLRSKPVFRETSRYVLLYNLLFADTVQLAQSQLLYLLAVCRIMLTYPVCGVLTMLASLTTAISPLTLVVMSLERYVAVCYPLRHATIITIRNTEVAIIVVWAFSSLNVLTRVLLLLVFPLKHLQSLQMKDFCSKESMLPDPVSDLYEKAFTYFLFVSAGVAVICSYIGVMLAARSASTDKASARKARNTLLLHLVQLGLSLSSTIHNQLLLAISKVLERIITVRIQIVLYICIIILPRCLSSLIYGIRDQTIRPVLMHHLCCWWRQSPFLSVIPGETKISILIS, translated from the coding sequence atgttttttgcaaATCAGTCTCAGACCAACGTCACAGTTGGACTGCAGTATCAGGGGCTGCTGGGATTAGTGTTGTTTTCTATTCTGACTACAGTtccatgctgtgtgtttctcttcattaaTGTGATCATGCTTTTCACCCTGAGGAGTAAACCAGTGTTTCGTGAAACCTCCCGTTACGTTCTCCTGTACAACCTGCTTTTTGCAGACACTGTACAATTGGCACAGAGTCAGTTATTGTACCTACTGGCTGTTTGTAGAATAATGTTGACATAtcctgtgtgtggtgttctCACCATGCTCGCCAGTCTCACAACTGCAatctctcctctcacactgGTGGTGATGTCTCTGGAGAGATATGTAGCTGTGTGCTACCCACTGAGGCACGctaccatcatcaccatcagaaacacagaggtggCTATCATTGTGGTTTGGGCCTTCAGTTCACTAAATGTCCTCACTCGAGTTCTGTTACTGTTAGTTTTTCCATTGAAACACTTGCAGAGTCTGCAGATGAAAGACTTCTGTAGCAAAGAAAGCATGTTGCCTGATCCAGTGTCTGATCTTTATGAAAAAGCCTtcacttattttctgtttgtttcagctgGTGTGGCAGTCATTTGCTCCTATATTGGTGTGATGTTAGCAGCCAGGTCAGCCTCTACAGACAAAGCTTCAGCTCGTAAGGCTcgtaacacactgctgctgcatctggtgCAGCTGGGCCTCAGTCTCTCCTCAACTATACACAACCAACTGCTCCTAGCTATCTCAAAGGTCCTCGAAAGGATAATAACTGTGCGTATACAAATTGTCCTTTATATTTGTATTATCATTCTCCCAAGATGTTTAAGTTCTCTAATCTATGGTATCAGAGACCAAACCATCAGACCCGTCCTCATGCACCATCTCTGCTGTTGGTGGAGACagtctccttttctctcagtcATTCCAGGTGAGACAAAAATCAGCATACTTATAAGCTGA
- the LOC108891302 gene encoding odorant receptor 131-2-like: MSNATESQTTITAGRGILERVLFSTVTTLPCCVFLIINGAMLFTLRSKTVFCETSRYILLYNLLFADTAVLAQSQLLYLLAAFRIRLTYPVCGVLTMLASLTTAISPLTLVVMSLERYVAVCYPLRHATIITIRNTRKAIFGIWAFSSLNVLARILLLLDFPFQDLENLQMIEYCTEENLLLEPVSNLYDKVYTSFLFVSASVIITFSYIGVMVAARSASTDKASARKARNTLLLHLVQLGLSLLSTMSNQLFVVISKVLSKIAVVRIQIVVYVCIIIFPRCLSALIYGIRDQTIRPVLIYHLCCHLKLSINPATNEISP; this comes from the coding sequence ATGTCCAATGCAACTGAATCTCAGACCACCATCACTGCTGGACGGGGTATACTGGAAAGagtgttgttttccactgtgacTACACTGCcatgctgtgttttcctcatcaTTAATGGGGCCATGTTATTCACCTTGAGGagtaaaactgtgttttgtgaaaCCTCCCGTTACATTCTCCTGTACAACCTGCTTTTTGCAGACACTGCAGTGCTAGCACAGAGTCAGTTACTGTACCTACTGGCTGCTTTTAGAATAAGGCTGACATAtcctgtgtgtggtgttctCACCATGCTCGCCAGTCTCACAACTGCAatctctcctctcacactgGTGGTGATGTCTCTGGAGAGATATGTAGCTGTGTGCTACCCACTGAGGCACGctaccatcatcaccatcagaaacacaagaaaGGCCATTTTTGGGATTTGGGCCTTCAGTTCACTCAATGTCCTCGCACGAATTCTTTTATTATTGGATTTTCCATTTCAAGACCTAGAGAACCTGCAAATGATAGAATACTGCACTGAAGAAAACCTGCTGCTCGAGCCAGTGTCTAACCTTTATGATAAAGTCTAcacttcttttctgtttgtatcagcAAGTGTGATAATCACTTTCTCCTACATTGGTGTGATGGTAGCAGCCAGGTCAGCCTCTACAGACAAAGCTTCAGCTCGTAAGGCTcgtaacacactgctgctgcatctggtgCAGCTGGGTCTCAGTCTCTTGTCAACGATGTCCAATCAACTGTTTGTAGTAATCTCAAAGGTTCTAAGCAAGATAGCTGTAGTGCGCATTCAGATTGTTGTTTACGTGTGTATTATCATCTTTCCAAGATGTTTGAGTGCTCTGATCTATGGCATCAGAGACCAAACCATCAGACCTGTTCTCATATACCATCTCTGCTGTCACCTGAAACTATCCATTAATCCAGCCACCAATGAGATCTCACCTTAG
- the LOC108891303 gene encoding odorant receptor 131-2-like — MCFSKGSHKCLANMSYTPQSQTNITAELQYRGILEIVLFSAPVTVPCCVFLFINGTMLFTLRSKTVFRETSRYILLYNLLFADTAQMALSQLLYLLAACRVKLTYPVCGVLSMLAVLTNDISPLTLVLMSLERYVAVCYPLRHATIITIRNTGVAIIVVWAFSSLNVLIRVLLLVDFPFEDLVGLQMKDFCSTIAMLLGPVSAQYDRAYTCFLFLSAGVAVSSSYTGVMLAARSASTDKALASKTRNTLLLHLVQLGLSLSSTIYNPLVIAISKILDRISMWRIQNILYVCIILFPRCLSSLIYGIRDQTIRPILTYYICCRLKLSTKVLT; from the coding sequence ATGTGCTTTTCAAAGGGATCCCATAAATGCCTCGCTAATATGTCATATACGCCTCAGTCTCAGACCAACATCACTGCTGAACTGCAGTATCGGGGAATACTGGAAATAGTGTTATTTTCAGCACCAGTCACAGTtccatgctgtgtgtttctcttcatcaaTGGGACCATGTTATTCACCCTGAGGAGTAAAACTGTGTTTCGTGAGACCTCCCGTTACATTCTCCTGTACAACCTCCTTTTTGCAGACACTGCTCAGATGGCACTGAGCCAGTTACTGTACCTACTGGCTGCTTGTAGAGTAAAGCTGACATATCCTGTGTGTGGAGTTCTATCCATGCTCGCTGTTCTCACCAATGacatctctcctctcacactAGTACTGATGTCTCTGGAGAGATATGTAGCTGTGTGCTACCCACTGAGGCACGctaccatcatcaccatcagaaaCACAGGGGTGGCTATCATTGTGGTTTGGGCCTTCAGTTCACTAAATGTGCTCATTCGAGTTCTTTTGTTGGTAGATTTTCCATTTGAAGACCTGGTTGGTCTGCAGATGAAAGACTTTTGCTCCACCATAGCTATGTTGCTTGGCCCAGTATCAGCTCAGTATGATAGAGCTTacacttgttttctctttctgtcagctGGCGTGGCAGTCAGTTCCTCTTATACTGGTGTGATGTTAGCAGCCAGGTCAGCCTCTACAGACAAAGCTTTGGCCAGTAAGACTcgcaacacactgctgctgcatctggtgCAGCTGGGCCTCAGTCTGTCTTCAACTATATATAATCCTTTGGTTATCGCCATCTCGAAAATCTTAGACAGAATCTCAATGTGGCGAATCCAGAATATTCTATATGTGTGTATTATTCTTTTTCCCAGATGTTTGAGTTCTCTCATCTATGGCATCAGAGACCAGACCATCAGACCTATCCTCACGTACTATATATGCTGTCGACTGAAGCTGTCAACCAAGGTCTTAACCTAG
- the LOC108891304 gene encoding odorant receptor 131-2-like, with amino-acid sequence MSNATESQTTITAGRGILERVLFSTVTTLPCCVFLIINGAMLFTLRSKTVFCETSRYILLYNLLFADTAVLAQSQLLYLLAAFRIRLTYPVCGVLTMLASLTTAISPLTLVVMSLERYVAVCYPLRHATIITIRNTRKAIFGIWAFSSLNVLARILLLLDFPFQDLENLQMIEYCARENLLLEPVSDLYDKVYTSFLFVSASVIITFSYIGVMVAARSASTDKASARKARNTLLLHLVQLGLSLLSTMSNQLFVVISKVLSKIAVVRIQIVVYVCIIIFPRCLSALIYGIRDQTIRPVLIYHLCCHLKLSINPATNAYR; translated from the coding sequence ATGTCCAATGCAACTGAATCTCAGACCACCATCACTGCTGGACGGGGTATACTGGAAAGagtgttgttttccactgtgacTACACTGCcatgctgtgttttcctcatcaTTAATGGGGCCATGTTATTCACCTTGAGGagtaaaactgtgttttgtgaaaCCTCCCGTTACATTCTCCTGTACAACCTGCTTTTTGCAGACACTGCAGTGCTAGCACAGAGTCAGTTACTGTACCTACTGGCTGCTTTTAGAATAAGGCTGACATAtcctgtgtgtggtgttctCACCATGCTCGCCAGTCTCACAACTGCAatctctcctctcacactgGTGGTGATGTCTCTGGAGAGATATGTAGCTGTGTGCTACCCACTGAGGCACGctaccatcatcaccatcagaaacacaagaaaGGCCATTTTTGGGATTTGGGCCTTCAGTTCACTCAATGTCCTCGCACGAATTCTTTTATTATTGGATTTTCCATTTCAAGACCTAGAGAACCTGCAAATGATAGAATACTGTGCTAGAGAAAACCTGCTGCTCGAGCCAGTGTCTGACCTTTATGATAAAGTCTAcacttcttttctgtttgtatcagcAAGTGTGATAATCACTTTCTCCTACATTGGTGTGATGGTAGCAGCCAGGTCAGCCTCTACAGACAAAGCTTCAGCTCGTAAGGCTcgtaacacactgctgctgcatctggtgCAGCTGGGTCTCAGTCTCTTGTCAACGATGTCCAATCAACTGTTTGTAGTAATCTCAAAGGTTCTAAGCAAGATAGCTGTAGTGCGCATTCAGATTGTTGTTTACGTGTGTATTATCATCTTTCCAAGATGTTTGAGTGCTCTGATCTATGGCATCAGAGACCAAACCATCAGACCTGTTCTCATATACCATCTCTGCTGTCACCTGAAACTATCCATTAATCCAGCCACCAATGCCTacagatga
- the LOC108891306 gene encoding odorant receptor 131-2-like, giving the protein MSYANQSQTLNITGQQYQGLLERVLFSTLIGMPCCVFLFINGTMLFTLRSKPVFRETSRYILLYNLLFADTAQLAFSQLLYIIASCRIMLTYPVCGVLVMFTVLTNQISPLTLVLMSLERYVAVCYPLRHATIITIRNTGVAIIVVWAISLLNVFTRVLLLLNFPFEDLVSLQTTDVCSSTTMLLEPITNNYDKAYTYFLFVSATVVIISSYTGVMVAARSASTDKASAHKVRNTLLLHLVQLGLSLLSTMHNSIIQSLSTVLQRLVIVRIKTVFYVFIYILPRCLSSLIYGLRDQTIRPVLLYHLCCRMSLSCSTKG; this is encoded by the coding sequence ATGTCATATGCAAACCAATCTCAGACTCTCAACATCACTGGACAACAGTATCAGGGATTACTGGAAAGAGTCTTGTTTTCCACTCTGATTGGAATgccatgctgtgtgtttctcttcatcaaTGGGACCATGCTTTTCACCCTGAGGAGTAAACCAGTGTTTCGTGAGACCTCCCGTTACATTCTCCTGTACAACCTCCTTTTTGCAGACACTGCTCAGCTGGCATTTAGCCAGTTACTGTATATAATAGCTTCTTGTAGAATAATGTTAACTTAtcctgtgtgtggtgttctTGTTATGTTCACAGTTCTCACCAATCAAATTTCTCCTCTCACACTAGTACTGATGTCTCTGGAGAGATATGTAGCTGTGTGCTACCCACTGAGGCACGctaccatcatcaccatcagaaaCACAGGGGTGGCTATCATTGTGGTTTGGGCCATTAGTTTACTAAACGTCTTCACTCGAGTTCTTCTACTGTTAAATTTTCCATTTGAAGACCTGGTGAGCCTGCAGACGACAGATGTTTGCTCAAGCACAACTATGTTGCTTGAGCCAATCACTAATAATTACGACAAAGCCTACACTTACTTTCTGTTTGTATCAGCTACTGTGGTGATCATTTCCTCCTATACTGGTGTGATGGTAGCAGCCAGGTCAGCCTCCACTGACAAAGCTTCAGCTCATAAGGTTcgtaacacactgctgctgcatctggtgCAGCTGGGTCTCAGTCTCCTCTCAACTATGCACAACTCTATTATTCAGTCACTTTCAACAGTCCTACAAAGGTTAGTAATTGTACGTATCAagactgttttttatgtgtttatctacaTCCTCCCCAGATGTCTGAGTTCTCTTATCTATGGACTCAGAGATCAGACCATCAGACCCGTCCTCTTGTACCATCTATGCTGCCGAATGTCACTCAGCTGTTCCACCAAAGGTTGA